The following are encoded in a window of Magnetovibrio sp. genomic DNA:
- the rpmF gene encoding 50S ribosomal protein L32 — MAVPKHKVTTSKRNMRRSHDALKGNTYEECPSCGELKRPHHVCEACGQYNNREVVTAEDAA, encoded by the coding sequence ATGGCTGTTCCCAAGCATAAAGTCACGACCTCCAAGCGCAACATGCGCCGTTCGCACGACGCGCTGAAGGGCAACACCTACGAAGAATGCCCGTCGTGTGGCGAACTGAAGCGTCCGCACCACGTGTGCGAAGCTTGCGGTCAGTACAACAACCGCGAAGTCGTCACCGCCGAAGACGCCGCCTGA
- the plsX gene encoding phosphate acyltransferase PlsX, with translation MSQHITLSIDAMGGDNAPAMVVEGMDMALRDLPGTKFIVYGRSEQLVPLLEKFPKLSANVDLRHTDDVVSNDEKPGIALRSGRQSSMRKAIDAVGQHEADGVVSAGNTGALMAMAKFVLKTLPGIDRPAIASLLPTMRGESVMLDLGANIQCDAENLVQFAVMGEVFARNVLHIEKPSIGILNVGTEVLKGNDSVKQAAAILSETKLPIDFYGFVEGDDIGKGTVDVVVTDGFTGNVALKTVEGTAKLFAGALKQELMKSLPGKIGALVAKPAIDSFRERFDPRRYNGAMFLGLGGICVKSHGGTDALGFCYAIKVAHELVTDQLNEGIKEDYARFSSEHHSIPLIAAED, from the coding sequence GTGTCGCAACACATTACCCTCTCTATTGACGCCATGGGCGGCGACAACGCGCCGGCCATGGTCGTTGAGGGCATGGACATGGCCCTTCGGGACCTGCCCGGCACGAAGTTTATCGTCTACGGTCGCTCCGAGCAGTTGGTCCCGTTGCTGGAAAAGTTTCCGAAACTGTCCGCAAACGTAGATCTGCGCCACACCGACGACGTTGTCAGCAACGATGAAAAGCCCGGTATCGCTTTGCGGTCCGGGCGTCAGTCGTCTATGCGCAAAGCCATCGACGCGGTCGGCCAACACGAGGCCGACGGCGTCGTGTCCGCGGGTAACACCGGCGCGCTGATGGCGATGGCCAAATTCGTGCTGAAAACGCTGCCCGGCATCGACCGTCCGGCGATCGCGTCGCTGTTGCCGACCATGCGCGGCGAAAGCGTGATGCTCGATCTCGGCGCGAATATCCAGTGCGATGCGGAAAACTTGGTGCAGTTCGCGGTGATGGGCGAGGTGTTCGCGCGCAACGTGCTGCACATCGAAAAACCCTCGATCGGCATCCTCAACGTCGGCACCGAGGTGCTCAAGGGCAATGATTCGGTCAAGCAGGCGGCCGCGATCTTGAGCGAGACCAAACTGCCGATCGACTTTTACGGCTTCGTCGAAGGCGACGACATCGGCAAAGGCACGGTCGATGTGGTGGTCACCGACGGCTTTACCGGCAACGTCGCGCTGAAAACCGTCGAGGGCACGGCCAAACTGTTCGCCGGCGCGCTGAAGCAGGAATTGATGAAGTCGCTCCCCGGCAAGATCGGCGCACTGGTGGCCAAGCCGGCGATTGATTCCTTTCGCGAGCGATTCGATCCACGCCGCTACAACGGCGCGATGTTTCTTGGCCTTGGCGGCATCTGCGTGAAAAGCCACGGCGGCACGGATGCCCTTGGTTTCTGCTATGCAATCAAAGTTGCGCACGAACTGGTCACGGATCAGTTGAATGAGGGCATCAAGGAGGACTATGCTCGGTTCAGTTCCGAACACCACTCCATCCCCCTCATAGCTGCGGAAGATTGA
- a CDS encoding beta-ketoacyl-ACP synthase III, with translation MAYCSRIIGTGSHLPDQIMTNAQLVEKLDTSDEWIVERTGIRERRIARVGESTSALAFQAAENALEAAEISAQDLDLVIVATTTPDNTFPSTATKVQAMLGMDHGAAFDVQAVCSGFIYALSVADNFIRAGQAKNVLVIGAEVMTRILDWEDRATCVLFGDGAGAVVLQAQEIEAGEQIGILSTHLHSDGKLRDLLYVDGGPGTDGNVGKLRMLGREVFRHAVTNLAAVVGEALEANGLSQTDIDWLVPHQANKRILDGTARKLGLSAEQVVVTVDRHANTSAASVPLALDEAVRDGRIQPGQLVLMEAMGGGLTWGAALVRW, from the coding sequence ATGGCCTATTGTTCCCGTATCATCGGCACCGGCTCGCATTTGCCGGACCAAATCATGACCAACGCTCAGTTGGTCGAAAAACTCGACACCTCCGACGAGTGGATCGTTGAGCGTACCGGCATCCGCGAACGGCGCATTGCGCGTGTCGGGGAAAGCACCTCGGCGCTGGCGTTCCAGGCTGCTGAAAACGCGCTCGAAGCGGCTGAAATCAGTGCCCAGGACCTCGATCTGGTGATCGTCGCCACGACCACACCCGACAACACCTTTCCGTCCACCGCAACCAAGGTTCAAGCCATGCTCGGCATGGATCACGGCGCGGCGTTCGACGTTCAGGCGGTGTGTTCGGGCTTCATCTACGCTCTTTCGGTCGCCGACAATTTCATCCGCGCGGGGCAGGCGAAAAACGTCCTGGTCATCGGCGCCGAAGTGATGACGCGCATTTTGGATTGGGAAGACCGCGCGACCTGCGTGCTGTTCGGCGACGGCGCGGGCGCGGTGGTCTTGCAAGCGCAAGAAATTGAAGCGGGCGAGCAAATCGGCATTCTGTCAACCCACCTGCATTCCGACGGCAAGCTGCGCGATCTGCTGTACGTCGACGGCGGTCCCGGCACCGACGGCAACGTCGGCAAGCTGCGCATGTTGGGCCGCGAAGTGTTCCGCCATGCCGTCACCAACCTGGCCGCCGTGGTCGGGGAGGCTCTGGAAGCCAACGGCCTCAGCCAAACCGACATCGACTGGTTGGTACCGCATCAGGCCAATAAGCGCATTCTCGACGGCACCGCCCGCAAGCTGGGCCTGAGCGCCGAACAAGTGGTGGTCACCGTGGATCGCCACGCCAACACCTCCGCCGCGTCGGTGCCCCTGGCGCTGGACGAAGCGGTGCGCGACGGGCGCATTCAACCGGGCCAATTGGTGTTGATGGAAGCCATGGGCGGCGGTTTGACTTGGGGCGCGGCCCTGGTGCGCTGGTAG
- a CDS encoding integration host factor subunit alpha has protein sequence MSNRTITRAQLSEAVYQEVGLSRNESADLLEAVLSMMSDALAADETVKISSFGSFSVRQKGQRIGRNPKTGEEVPILPRKVLVFRPSQVMKARINAKRAPKAS, from the coding sequence ATGTCCAACCGTACCATTACCCGCGCACAGCTGAGCGAAGCCGTTTATCAGGAAGTCGGCCTGTCCCGCAACGAGTCTGCGGACTTGCTGGAAGCGGTCTTGTCGATGATGTCGGATGCGCTCGCAGCCGACGAAACGGTGAAGATTTCCTCGTTTGGGAGCTTCTCGGTTCGTCAGAAGGGCCAACGTATCGGCCGCAACCCGAAAACCGGCGAAGAGGTTCCGATCCTCCCGCGCAAGGTTTTGGTGTTCCGTCCTTCGCAGGTCATGAAGGCCCGCATCAACGCCAAGCGTGCACCGAAGGCTTCTTGA
- a CDS encoding MerR family transcriptional regulator, which yields MAETPETPEKPVKHNDTGAKSRSAQKSDQAFRTISEVADELDLPQHVLRFWETKFNQISPMKRGGGRRYYRPEDVELLRTIKALLHYDGYTIKGVQKLLSAGGVKNLPTTNTAAHAGDSSHHDLQTPSKHEEAAQTPVLSDTEHGLDATKLAVLVRELEEIRDHLKKTAS from the coding sequence ATGGCCGAGACGCCCGAAACGCCTGAGAAACCTGTGAAGCACAACGACACCGGCGCAAAGTCCCGAAGCGCACAAAAGTCAGATCAAGCTTTTCGCACCATCAGTGAGGTGGCCGATGAGCTTGACTTGCCGCAACACGTGTTGCGCTTTTGGGAAACCAAATTCAATCAAATTTCACCGATGAAACGTGGCGGCGGGCGACGTTATTACCGCCCCGAAGACGTCGAACTGCTGCGCACCATCAAGGCGCTGCTGCACTATGATGGCTACACCATCAAAGGCGTGCAAAAGCTGCTCAGCGCGGGCGGCGTCAAAAATCTCCCCACGACGAACACGGCAGCGCACGCCGGCGATTCCTCACACCATGACCTCCAAACGCCATCGAAACATGAGGAAGCGGCGCAAACACCGGTTTTGAGCGATACGGAACACGGTCTCGATGCCACGAAATTGGCGGTTTTGGTCCGCGAATTGGAAGAAATCCGCGATCATCTGAAAAAAACCGCATCTTGA
- the cutA gene encoding divalent-cation tolerance protein CutA produces MHDAAVQIVYVTAANRDEALAIAKAVVGEHLAACANIVERVTSVYWWQGAVQEDSECVLILKTRRALVDDLSVRVKALHSYECPCVVALSIDGGSQEYLNWIVNETSQTT; encoded by the coding sequence ATGCACGACGCCGCCGTTCAGATTGTCTATGTCACCGCCGCCAACCGCGACGAGGCGCTGGCCATCGCCAAAGCCGTGGTCGGCGAACATTTGGCCGCCTGCGCAAATATCGTGGAGCGCGTTACCTCTGTGTACTGGTGGCAGGGTGCGGTGCAGGAAGATAGCGAATGCGTCCTGATCCTCAAAACGCGCCGCGCCTTGGTTGACGATCTCAGCGTCCGCGTCAAAGCGCTGCACAGTTATGAGTGCCCTTGTGTGGTGGCCCTGAGCATCGACGGCGGAAGCCAGGAGTATCTCAATTGGATTGTCAACGAAACGTCACAAACCACTTAA
- a CDS encoding response regulator, giving the protein MEKLSFDRIDILLIDPDRVVRTTMRNILIDNGFRHVTVGSGMADIETKMRIGMPDLLISDLKLEDGNLNAFIYGLRHHDVGSNPFLPVIVTTWSPTTEDVRAIVQSGADDMITKPLSAGQLLQRIKALIKSRKPFVVTSGYIGPDRRKPGADHDRGVKIDPIEVPNTLRAKALGEGSTDINQIQAQIDACIKKVNLEKLDRHSHQITWLVERIVPAMTFGAPDEATTKSLERLLFVGEDISRRMVGTKFEHVGELCKSLINVTQRILDAGDFPAHKDIDLLKPLAQSIQRGFDESDEEAARTAREISDTVSR; this is encoded by the coding sequence ATGGAAAAATTGTCTTTTGATCGGATCGATATTTTGCTTATCGATCCAGACCGGGTGGTGCGAACCACCATGCGTAATATTCTGATTGATAACGGTTTTCGTCACGTCACCGTGGGCAGCGGTATGGCTGATATCGAGACGAAGATGCGCATCGGCATGCCCGATTTGTTGATTTCCGACCTTAAGCTCGAAGACGGAAACCTCAACGCCTTCATTTACGGCCTGCGCCATCACGATGTTGGCTCCAATCCGTTTTTGCCGGTGATCGTCACCACATGGTCGCCCACCACTGAAGATGTGCGTGCAATCGTGCAGTCGGGGGCGGACGACATGATCACCAAGCCGCTTTCGGCTGGGCAGTTGTTGCAGCGCATCAAGGCACTGATCAAATCTCGCAAACCCTTTGTGGTGACCAGTGGCTATATCGGACCCGATCGGCGCAAGCCGGGTGCGGACCATGACCGCGGCGTGAAAATCGACCCCATCGAGGTTCCCAACACGTTGCGCGCCAAGGCGCTGGGCGAAGGCAGTACGGACATCAACCAAATCCAGGCGCAAATCGATGCCTGCATTAAAAAGGTCAATCTGGAAAAACTCGATCGCCATTCGCATCAGATCACGTGGCTGGTCGAACGCATCGTTCCGGCTATGACCTTCGGCGCGCCGGATGAGGCGACGACGAAATCGTTGGAACGGCTATTGTTCGTTGGCGAAGATATTTCGCGACGGATGGTCGGAACCAAGTTCGAACATGTCGGCGAGCTGTGTAAATCGCTGATCAACGTGACCCAGCGCATTCTCGATGCCGGTGATTTTCCCGCGCACAAAGATATCGATCTCTTGAAACCGCTGGCGCAATCGATTCAGCGCGGGTTCGACGAAAGCGATGAAGAAGCCGCGCGCACCGCACGTGAAATTTCGGATACGGTTTCCCGTTAG
- a CDS encoding bifunctional 2-C-methyl-D-erythritol 4-phosphate cytidylyltransferase/2-C-methyl-D-erythritol 2,4-cyclodiphosphate synthase: protein MVKTVALVVAAGRGRRFGGDLPKQYAKLGARTVLRHTLMRLISHPAVDAVGCVIHPDDRDLYEDAVQGLPLLAPVNGGATRQDSVRLGLQSLCDAKPDKVLIHDAARPFASAALIDGVIAALDTQPGALPCVVVADTLKRGRDGLIEDTVPREGLYRAQTPQGFRFEDILKAHEQFAGQELTDDTQLLERIGLDIALTPGAEDNFKITTQEDLMRAERLLAAHGETRTAQGFDVHRLGDGTFVTLCGIEIPHSQGLVGHSDADVALHALTDALLGTVGAGDIGQHFPPSDAQWKGASSDQFASHAARLIRERGGEIVNVDITLICEAPKIGPHRTAMVTKVADILNVDEDRVSVKATTTEGLGFTGRGEGIAAQALASVRLAV from the coding sequence ATGGTCAAGACGGTAGCGCTGGTGGTCGCCGCGGGGCGTGGACGGCGCTTTGGCGGGGATCTGCCCAAACAATACGCCAAGTTGGGCGCGCGCACGGTGCTGCGCCACACGCTCATGCGTTTGATATCCCATCCCGCCGTGGATGCGGTCGGCTGCGTCATTCACCCCGATGACCGTGATTTGTATGAGGACGCAGTACAGGGGTTGCCCCTGCTCGCCCCTGTGAACGGCGGTGCGACCCGCCAAGACTCGGTACGCCTGGGGCTTCAAAGTCTTTGTGATGCTAAGCCCGACAAGGTCCTGATCCACGACGCCGCCCGCCCGTTCGCCAGTGCGGCGCTGATCGACGGCGTGATCGCCGCGCTCGACACGCAACCCGGCGCCTTGCCCTGTGTTGTCGTGGCCGATACCCTGAAACGCGGCCGCGACGGGCTGATCGAAGATACCGTTCCGCGCGAAGGCTTGTACCGGGCGCAAACACCGCAGGGCTTTCGGTTTGAAGATATCCTCAAAGCCCACGAACAATTCGCCGGCCAAGAACTTACCGACGACACCCAGTTGCTGGAACGCATCGGTCTCGACATTGCCTTGACGCCGGGGGCAGAAGACAATTTCAAAATCACCACCCAAGAGGACCTGATGCGCGCAGAACGCTTACTCGCCGCCCACGGCGAAACCCGCACCGCCCAAGGCTTCGATGTGCACCGTTTGGGTGACGGCACGTTTGTCACCTTGTGTGGGATCGAAATTCCGCACAGCCAGGGCTTGGTCGGTCATTCCGACGCCGACGTTGCCCTGCATGCCTTGACGGACGCCTTGCTGGGGACCGTTGGCGCGGGCGATATCGGCCAGCATTTCCCGCCTTCCGATGCACAGTGGAAAGGCGCGTCGTCGGATCAATTCGCAAGCCATGCGGCCCGATTGATTCGTGAACGGGGCGGCGAGATCGTCAATGTCGACATCACGTTGATTTGCGAAGCGCCGAAAATCGGCCCCCACCGCACAGCTATGGTTACGAAAGTGGCCGATATCTTGAACGTTGACGAGGATCGCGTTTCGGTAAAAGCCACCACCACGGAAGGTTTGGGGTTCACCGGGCGTGGCGAAGGTATCGCCGCACAGGCACTGGCGAGCGTGCGACTGGCAGTTTAG
- a CDS encoding cytochrome C assembly family protein translates to MSQTVAYNLIAIFSLLPAALVVHRKDASADHAHWAAIILGVMGTGVWALAQTSGQWQAGLSAALWVTVAVTMALFAMLSWSVKESWRLTPLIAPYMMAIGAFGLIWTHATQHGLQTGKMDGWVVLHIGVSVVTYGLVTIAAVAALAAFLQERALKSKRPTKLTHKLPSVADCEFLTVRLLGWGEGILGLGLVTGMAAEYQANGQFLVFDHKTVLSVSTFVVIGALLYAHHKTGMRGRKAARIVLLAYLLLTLGYLGVKVVTDVLLA, encoded by the coding sequence ATGTCACAAACCGTCGCCTACAACCTGATCGCCATTTTCTCGCTGCTGCCCGCGGCCCTGGTCGTGCACCGCAAGGATGCCAGCGCCGATCACGCCCATTGGGCCGCCATCATCTTAGGCGTCATGGGCACCGGCGTGTGGGCCTTGGCGCAAACGTCCGGACAATGGCAGGCGGGGCTCAGCGCCGCGTTATGGGTCACCGTCGCCGTGACCATGGCGTTGTTCGCCATGCTGTCGTGGTCGGTCAAGGAATCGTGGCGCCTGACACCGTTGATCGCCCCCTACATGATGGCCATTGGCGCGTTCGGTCTGATTTGGACCCACGCCACGCAGCACGGCTTGCAGACCGGTAAAATGGACGGCTGGGTTGTTTTGCACATCGGCGTTTCTGTGGTCACCTACGGTTTGGTGACCATAGCCGCCGTGGCCGCGCTGGCGGCTTTTTTGCAGGAACGCGCGTTGAAGTCCAAGCGCCCGACCAAACTCACCCACAAACTGCCTTCGGTGGCCGATTGCGAATTTCTCACCGTGCGGCTGTTGGGCTGGGGCGAAGGTATCTTGGGGCTCGGACTGGTCACTGGCATGGCGGCAGAATACCAAGCCAATGGTCAGTTTTTGGTGTTCGATCACAAGACCGTGCTAAGCGTCTCGACCTTTGTGGTCATCGGCGCCTTGTTATATGCGCATCACAAAACCGGCATGCGCGGGCGTAAAGCGGCGCGCATCGTGCTGCTGGCTTATCTGCTGCTGACGTTGGGGTATCTCGGCGTCAAAGTGGTCACCGACGTGTTGCTGGCCTGA
- the dusB gene encoding tRNA dihydrouridine synthase DusB: MSYSIGPVELSSNVMLAPMAGVTDMPYRRLVKSFGVGLVVSEMIASKAMIYANKKTLRMSSACADEYPMSVQLAGTNPEDVAEAAKLNEDRGAAIIDLNMGCPAKKVVNHYSGSALMRDELLAGRIMEAAVKAVSLPVTLKMRTGWDDDNRNAPNLARIAQECGIQSLVVHGRTRCQMYRGHADWDFIGEVKNAVKIPVTGNGDVNTLDDAAELLERSGADGVMIGRGTYGRPWFPSQVAHFLKTGERLPDPSLEEQMNIILGHYDAMQSHYGTDLGIRNMRKHIAWYSKGLPGSAEFRASIFTCTNSESVVNYVRAFFEPLIERGFTPEPKSKAA, from the coding sequence ATGAGCTATTCCATCGGCCCCGTCGAACTGAGCAGCAACGTCATGCTGGCCCCCATGGCCGGCGTCACCGACATGCCGTATCGCCGTCTGGTCAAATCGTTCGGTGTGGGCTTGGTGGTATCGGAAATGATCGCCTCCAAGGCGATGATTTACGCCAACAAAAAGACTTTGCGCATGTCGAGCGCCTGCGCCGACGAATACCCGATGTCGGTGCAACTGGCGGGCACCAACCCCGAGGACGTCGCCGAAGCGGCGAAGCTCAATGAAGACCGCGGCGCGGCGATCATCGACCTCAACATGGGTTGTCCGGCGAAAAAAGTGGTCAATCACTATTCGGGCTCGGCGTTGATGAGGGACGAACTGCTGGCCGGGCGGATCATGGAGGCCGCCGTCAAGGCCGTGAGCCTGCCGGTGACCTTGAAAATGCGCACCGGCTGGGACGACGACAACCGCAACGCCCCCAATTTGGCCCGGATCGCCCAAGAGTGCGGCATTCAATCGCTTGTGGTCCACGGTCGCACCCGCTGTCAGATGTATCGCGGCCATGCCGATTGGGACTTCATCGGCGAGGTCAAGAACGCCGTCAAGATCCCGGTGACCGGCAACGGCGACGTCAACACCTTGGACGACGCAGCCGAGCTGCTCGAACGTTCCGGCGCGGACGGGGTGATGATCGGGCGCGGCACTTACGGCCGACCGTGGTTTCCGTCGCAAGTCGCGCACTTTCTCAAGACCGGCGAGCGGTTGCCCGATCCGAGCTTGGAAGAACAGATGAACATCATCCTGGGCCATTACGACGCGATGCAGTCGCATTACGGCACCGATCTGGGTATTCGCAACATGCGCAAGCATATTGCTTGGTATTCCAAAGGCTTGCCGGGTTCGGCTGAATTCCGCGCGTCCATCTTCACCTGCACGAATAGTGAAAGCGTGGTGAATTATGTGCGCGCCTTTTTCGAGCCGCTGATCGAACGCGGATTTACACCCGAACCCAAAAGCAAGGCGGCGTAA